In Eubacteriales bacterium, a single window of DNA contains:
- a CDS encoding penicillin-binding protein 2, translating into MKSILKKFFVFLITTTIIATALSGCTISKAVNAFAFLKCIAEKDFENAYTYIWPYSPTYPTEEEFVEEYEDLFDKLSINNVEYKNASIKSDGEDYLLSYTLTYATDHYGDITNDYTICLKSTGFGYYVNFEESVIFPDMESGDTVCVSEIEGSRGEIFSSDGKAIAGNSYAPTVYVDLTVAEDLDAIASELSSILSLDETTILNKMTKAKDSELETVEIYSYLEGQLSDDKISQIEEIKGVAIDTSYLKPIRYYPLHEAAAHIIGYTSSPSEEDMENSIEKGYDPYGLVGKTGIELAFNDALSGSNGTIVYIKDSFGNNKRTIYEKDAKDGEDLYLSINYDMQQYSYALLDNYLSKGQSGVVITLNADTGSLLSAVSYPSFDSMIFNLSVSDETWEALNSDENADPLFSRITQGLYPPGSAIKPFTAAAALEAGAITVDTPFPETETIEDDKWTPSFETWGYPAIKRYEDPGSPTTLTNAMIYSDNIYFAYAMLMLGKDKLVDYLQKAGMDEAIAFDLPVASSSITNENTEINRKLLADMGYGQAEIVMTPLQLAAMYTALLNGGDVLAPKLVEATGGYTEDEYVKTDTSEKNVAFESIMEQSTINTLLPILKKVISEGTGSSANIQGLELAGKTGTAEIGSSKTREISWFIAFETEGTDRLLVLVMIDANPESGKVKFPITKKLFTYYNSNIATEDDDSTTNNDDN; encoded by the coding sequence ATGAAATCTATATTAAAGAAATTTTTTGTATTCCTCATCACAACAACAATTATTGCAACTGCCCTGTCTGGCTGTACTATCTCAAAAGCGGTTAACGCCTTTGCCTTTCTAAAATGTATAGCAGAAAAAGACTTTGAAAACGCATATACTTATATATGGCCGTATTCTCCAACATACCCAACAGAAGAAGAATTCGTAGAAGAATATGAAGATCTATTCGATAAACTCTCAATTAATAATGTTGAATATAAAAATGCTTCTATTAAATCCGATGGTGAAGACTACTTACTTTCTTATACATTAACATATGCAACTGACCACTATGGTGATATTACAAACGATTATACTATATGTCTTAAAAGCACCGGCTTTGGTTATTATGTCAATTTTGAGGAAAGCGTTATCTTTCCGGATATGGAATCCGGAGATACGGTTTGCGTATCCGAGATAGAAGGCAGCCGTGGCGAGATCTTTTCTTCAGACGGAAAAGCGATAGCAGGAAATTCATATGCCCCGACCGTTTATGTCGACTTAACCGTAGCTGAGGATTTAGACGCTATAGCTTCTGAACTTTCATCTATACTTTCACTTGATGAGACTACAATATTAAATAAAATGACTAAAGCTAAAGACTCGGAACTTGAGACTGTCGAAATTTACTCTTACTTAGAAGGGCAGTTATCCGATGATAAAATAAGCCAGATAGAAGAAATCAAAGGTGTCGCCATAGATACATCTTATCTAAAACCAATAAGGTACTACCCCCTTCACGAAGCAGCGGCCCACATAATAGGTTACACCAGCTCTCCATCCGAAGAAGATATGGAAAACTCTATAGAAAAAGGTTATGATCCTTATGGTCTTGTAGGTAAGACTGGTATAGAGCTTGCATTTAACGATGCTTTGAGCGGTTCTAACGGAACAATAGTATATATAAAAGATTCATTTGGCAATAATAAACGTACAATATACGAAAAGGATGCCAAAGACGGCGAGGATCTATACTTAAGCATAAATTATGATATGCAGCAATACTCCTATGCTCTTTTAGATAACTACCTTTCTAAAGGCCAGTCTGGCGTAGTTATAACACTTAATGCAGACACGGGAAGTTTATTGTCTGCCGTATCTTATCCCTCATTCGACAGTATGATTTTTAATCTTTCCGTGAGCGATGAGACGTGGGAAGCGCTTAACTCGGACGAAAATGCAGATCCACTTTTCTCAAGGATAACCCAGGGCCTATATCCTCCCGGAAGTGCTATTAAACCTTTTACGGCAGCAGCGGCACTTGAGGCTGGAGCAATAACCGTAGACACGCCTTTTCCTGAAACCGAAACCATTGAAGATGATAAATGGACTCCAAGCTTTGAAACATGGGGCTACCCAGCTATAAAAAGGTATGAAGACCCAGGGTCGCCTACAACCCTTACAAATGCTATGATATATTCGGATAACATATACTTTGCATACGCCATGCTAATGCTCGGCAAGGACAAGTTGGTGGATTATTTGCAAAAAGCCGGCATGGATGAAGCAATTGCTTTTGACCTGCCTGTTGCCTCATCGTCTATAACAAATGAAAATACGGAAATAAATAGGAAGCTCTTAGCAGATATGGGTTATGGCCAAGCTGAAATAGTAATGACCCCGCTTCAGTTAGCCGCAATGTATACGGCATTATTAAATGGAGGAGACGTGCTGGCCCCAAAACTTGTTGAGGCTACCGGCGGATATACAGAAGATGAATATGTAAAGACAGATACATCAGAAAAAAATGTGGCATTCGAAAGTATAATGGAGCAAAGTACAATAAATACCCTGCTTCCCATATTAAAAAAAGTTATTTCCGAAGGAACAGGCTCCAGTGCTAATATACAAGGGCTTGAATTGGCCGGGAAAACAGGAACGGCTGAAATAGGTTCAAGCAAAACAAGAGAAATCTCTTGGTTCATTGCATTTGAAACAGAAGGTACGGACAGGCTCTTAGTCTTGGTTATGATAGATGCGAACCCAGAATCTGGTAAAGTTAAGTTTCCTATAACTAAAAAGCTTTTTACATATTATAATTCAAA